The proteins below come from a single Takifugu rubripes chromosome 10, fTakRub1.2, whole genome shotgun sequence genomic window:
- the gars1 gene encoding glycine--tRNA ligase — protein sequence MFRSATSALLRTSSEISSICAVSTVRSVRQSPRYLPLIRPFSTSVCLCKRKKKTSLWLQPAEGQVMEGNIEEILAPFRLAVKEQGDLVRQMKQDGAPEVDITKAVAELKARKKALEAKELALQPKDDIVDRTKMEDTLKRRFFYDQAFAIYGGVSGLYDFGPMGCALKNNILQVWRQHFIQEEQILEIDCTMLTPEPVLKTSGHVDKFADYMVKDVKNGECFRADHLLKAHLQKLMSDKKCTAEKKAEMEEVITQMDNYTQQELSDLFVKYNVKSPTTGNDLTPPISFNLMFQTSIGPGGNMPGYLRPETAQGIFLNFKRLLEFNQGKLPFAAAQIGNSFRNEISPRSGLIRVREFTMAEIEHFVDPKEKVHQKFANVADLEILLYSSKAQTSGQSAEVMKLGDAVEQGVINNSVLGYFIGRIYLYLIKVGVAKDKLRFRQHMDNEMAHYACDCWDAETKTSYGWIEIVGCADRSCYDLACHARVTKVPLVAEKPLKEPKVINVVQFEPNKGALGKAYKKDAKIAMDFLSMCDECYITDQEKLLNETGEFTIETEGKTFKLTKDMVSVKRFQKTMHVEEVIPNVIEPSFGIGRIMYTIFEHTFHVREGDEQRTFFSFPATVAPYKCSVLPLSQNQEFVPFVRELSEELTRNGVSHKVDDSSGSIGRRYARTDEIGVAFGITIDFDTVNKTPHTATLRDRDSMRQIRAEVSELPGIIRDLANGTLSWAVVESKYPIFEGQETSKKDTTEE from the exons ATGTTTCGTAGCGCTACATCTGCACTGCTGCGGACCTCCTCTGAGATCTCCTCCATCTGTGCAGTCTCCACGGTCCGCTCCGTCCGCCAGTCACCCCGCTACCTGCCCTTAATCAGGCCGTTTTCAACCTCGGTCTGCTTGTgtaagaggaagaagaagacgagccTGTGGCTGCAGCCGGCGGAAGGACAAGTTATGGAAGGAAACATTGAGGAGATTCTCGCCCCTTTCAGGCTTGCTGTCAAAGAACAG GGGGACCTGGTGCGCCAAATGAAACAGGATGGAGCTCCAGAGGTGGACATAACGAAAGCTGTGGCTGAACTGAAAGCAAGGAAGAAGGCTTTGGAGGCAAAG GAGCTGGCATTACAACCCAAAGATGACATTGTTGACCGAACCAAGATGGAGGATACTCTCAAGAGACGGTTCTTTTACGACCAGGCTTTTGCTATCTATGGAG GTGTCAGTGGGCTGTATGACTTTGGCCCCATGGGCTGTGCCCTGAAGAACAACATcctgcaggtgtggaggcagcacttcatccaggaggagcagatCCTGGAGATCGACTGCACGATGCTGACGCCCGAGCCTGTCCTCAA GACatcaggacacgtggacaaatTTGCTGATTATATGGTGAAAGACGTGAAGAATGGCGAGTGCTTTAGGGCCGACCACCTCCTGAAAG CTCATCTCCAGAAGCTGATGTCTGATAAGAAATGCACAGCAGAGAAGAAGGCCGAGATGGAGGAAGTCATCACGCAG ATGGACAACTACACCCAGCAGGAACTGTCTGACCTCTTTGTGAAATACAACGTCAAGTCTCCCACCACAGGAAATGACCTCACGCCACCCATCTCCTTCAATCTGATGTTTCAGACGTCCATCGGACCGGGCGGAAATATGCCAGG CTATCTGAGGCCTGAAACAGCTCAGGGAATCTTCCTCAACTTCAAGCGTCTCTTAGAGTTCAACCAGGGAAAGCTGCCCTTCGCCGCTGCTCAAATAGGAAACTCCTTCAGGAACGAAATCTCTCCTCGCTCTGGACTCATCCGTGTCAG GGAGTTCACCATGGCAGAGATCGAGCACTTTGTGGATCCGAAAGAGAAGGTCCATCAGAAATTTGCAAATGTAGCTGACCTGGAGATTCTGTTGTACTCCTCCAAAGCGCAGACCAGCGGTCAGTCTGCGGAGGTCATGAAGCTGGGCGACGCTGTGGAGCAG GGAGTCATCAACAACTCCGTCCTGGGATACTTCATCGGGAGGATCTACCTCTACCTTATCAAAGTCGGCGTCGCCAAAGACAAGCTGCGTTTCCGACAGCACATGGACAACGAGATGGCTCACTACGCCTGTGACTGCTGGGATGCTGAAACCAAAACCTCATAC GGCTGGATCGAGATTGTGGGATGTGCCGACCGCTCCTGCTACGACCTGGCGTGTCACGCTCGAGTCACAAAGGTGCCTCTGGTCGCCGAAAAGCCTCTTAAAGAACCC AAAGTTATAAACGTCGTCCAGTTCGAACCCAACAAGGGAGCACTGGGGAAGGCCTACAAGAAGGATGCAAAGATAGCCATGGATTTCCTGTCCATGTGCGACGAATGCTACATTACAGATCAAGAGAAGCTGCTCAACGAGACCGG AGAGTTCACCATCGAGACAGAAGGCAAGACGTTCAAGCTCACTAAGGACATGGTGTCCGTGAAGCGATTCCAGAAGACCATGCACG TGGAGGAGGTCATTCCCAACGTCATTGAGCCGTCCTTCGGCATCGGCAGGATCATGTACACCATCTTCGAGCACACATTCCACGTCAGGGAGGGCGACGAGCAACGAACG TTCTTCAGCTTCCCGGCAACCGTAGCGCCGTACAAGTGCTCCGTCCTGCCGCTGAGCCAGAACCAGGAATTCGTGCCCTTCGTCAGGGAGTTGT CCGAGGAACTGACCAGAAACGGCGTCTCGCACAAGGTGGACGACTCCTCGGGATCCATCGGCAGGCGCTACGCCAGGACGGATGAGATCGGGGTGGCGTTTGGCATCACCATAGACTTCGACACGGTGAACAAAACACCTCACACAGCCACTCTGAGGGACCGCGACTCCATGAGGCAGATCAGGGCCGAG GTCAGTGAGCTGCCTGGAATCATTCGGGATTTGGCCAACGGGACGCTGAGCTGGGCCGTAGTGGAGAGCAAGTACCCCATCTTTGAAGGACAGGAGACCAGCAAGAAGGACACAACCGAAGAGTAA